CTCCAGGCGGAAAATGGGGCTGGTAGAGACAGGTTGCCCATGATGCGATACTCTATTGCGGATGGCTCGGCATAATTTGAAAAAACCTGCTTGTTCATGATAGAAGTTGGCAAGTGGGCCTGGTAGACCGTAACGTGTTGTGATCTCTTCAGCAGTCCAAACTTGGTCATCTTGTCCTGTCCCCGTCCGCTTTATTTGACAGCGATCAAGCCTGTTTCGGCTGAATAGATTGGCCGGAGTCTTCACCGTCCTTCATCAGGCCATCCATTTGCGATGGCCTTTTCGTATACTCTGGAATCGTGTATGCTGTGCTCTCCATCCTAGAGAAAGGAACAGCCCGGCCCAAAGACACTGCTTGGCGGCACATCCTTTGGGTCGGGCTTCACCACATGGTGATTGTAACTGACTTCGGACGGACTGTCCAAGAGTATCTGGCGTGTGGCGAGCGACTGAGCTTCCCCCGTCCGGCGCAGTGCCCGCAGTGTCAGGCGGTCGCGGCGCTCATCGGGCACGGCTTCTACTGGCGCAAACCCCTCGACCTGGAACGCGTCTACCGTATCCGCATCAAGCGCTGGTATTGCACCGTGTGCCACCGTACCCTCTCGCTGCTGCCCAGTTTTCTGCTCCGCTTCCGCCACTATCTGCTGGTCATCATTCAGTCGGTCGTCGTCGCGCGCTACGAAGTCGGGGCGTCGTGGGCTCAGGTCGCGCGGCAGTCCGCGCCACACGGAGCGCCCTCGGCGCGCACGATCCGGCGCTGGTGTCGATCGTTTGCCGAACATGCGCCGGTGTGGTGGGCGGCGGTGCAGCAGACCCTGGCGCAGTATGACGCGGCGGCGCCGGGACTCGACCCGCTGGGCGAAGCGGCCGGCCCGCGCGAGATGCCGCAGGCATTGCTGCACGCGGCGCTGCACCTGCTGGCCTGGGCCAAGACACGCTGGGCGGAACTGGCGGACTACGGCCTGGCTGATCGGTTGCGCTTCTTGTGGCACTGGGGCTTCGGCCAAGGCTTAGCGCGGTTGATCTAACCCACACACTTTGCAGACTGTTCCCTGCCGCTGGGACGTGATATGTTGGTGGCGCACACCCCAATCACGACAGGAGCAGTCCACATGTCACCGACCAGCTCATCCGAAACTGATCCGCACGACCT
This sequence is a window from Candidatus Acidiferrales bacterium. Protein-coding genes within it:
- a CDS encoding DUF6431 domain-containing protein, whose translation is MVIVTDFGRTVQEYLACGERLSFPRPAQCPQCQAVAALIGHGFYWRKPLDLERVYRIRIKRWYCTVCHRTLSLLPSFLLRFRHYLLVIIQSVVVARYEVGASWAQVARQSAPHGAPSARTIRRWCRSFAEHAPVWWAAVQQTLAQYDAAAPGLDPLGEAAGPREMPQALLHAALHLLAWAKTRWAELADYGLADRLRFLWHWGFGQGLARLI